A region from the Mycobacterium heidelbergense genome encodes:
- the bfr gene encoding bacterioferritin: MQGDPDVLRLLNEQLTSELTAINQYFLHSKMQENWGFTELAEHTRAESFDEMRHAEEITDRILLLDGLPNYQRLFSLRVGQTLREQFEADLAIEYEVVERLKPGIIMCREKQDSTSAVLLEKIVADEEKHIDYLETQLELMEKLGEELYSAQCVSRPPS, from the coding sequence ATGCAAGGTGATCCGGACGTTTTGCGCCTGCTCAACGAGCAACTGACCAGCGAACTCACCGCTATCAACCAGTATTTCCTGCATTCCAAGATGCAGGAGAACTGGGGCTTTACCGAGCTGGCCGAGCACACCCGCGCGGAGTCCTTCGACGAAATGCGCCACGCCGAGGAGATCACCGATCGCATCCTGCTGCTCGACGGGTTGCCAAACTACCAGCGCCTCTTCTCGTTACGCGTCGGCCAGACGCTGCGCGAGCAGTTCGAGGCCGACCTGGCCATCGAATACGAGGTGGTGGAGCGGCTGAAGCCGGGAATCATCATGTGCCGGGAAAAGCAGGACAGCACCAGCGCCGTCCTGCTGGAGAAGATCGTGGCCGACGAGGAAAAGCACATCGACTACCTGGAGACCCAATTGGAGTTGATGGAAAAGCTGGGGGAGGAACTGTACTCGGCCCAATGCGTATCGCGGCCTCCGAGCTGA